A genome region from Myroides fluvii includes the following:
- a CDS encoding n-acetylglutamate synthase translates to MINYNNKIFRAASNTPNGETSNETVFHYKQEGNILTATYQGGKIVRGHLLGLVNERGEIDMRYHQINDKGELMTGRCQSKPEILARGKIRLHEVWEWTSGDCSKGTSMLEEE, encoded by the coding sequence ATGATTAACTACAACAACAAAATATTTAGAGCAGCAAGTAATACACCCAATGGGGAAACCTCCAACGAAACGGTGTTTCACTACAAGCAAGAAGGGAATATCTTAACGGCAACTTACCAAGGCGGAAAGATTGTGCGTGGGCATTTACTCGGACTTGTAAATGAAAGAGGAGAGATTGACATGCGATACCATCAAATTAATGATAAAGGAGAGTTAATGACGGGTAGGTGTCAATCAAAACCTGAAATACTAGCTCGTGGTAAAATTCGCTTGCACGAAGTGTGGGAATGGACCTCAGGGGATTGCTCAAAAGGCACGTCAATGCTCGAAGAAGAATGA
- a CDS encoding helix-turn-helix domain-containing protein: MINEIPEDIKLFSSIYAELTLKINEALKSQGLSKKELAEKLEKKPSEISKWLNGEHNFTLRSLCKLQCELGVELIKIPKEDDFNELINDNYTSHESIK, from the coding sequence ATGATTAATGAAATACCTGAGGATATTAAATTATTCTCAAGTATTTATGCTGAATTAACTTTAAAAATTAATGAAGCTTTAAAATCGCAAGGTTTAAGTAAAAAAGAACTTGCGGAAAAATTAGAAAAAAAACCATCTGAAATATCAAAATGGTTAAATGGTGAACATAATTTTACATTACGTTCATTATGTAAGTTACAATGTGAATTAGGCGTAGAACTTATTAAAATACCAAAAGAAGATGATTTTAATGAATTAATTAATGATAATTATACTTCGCACGAATCTATAAAATAG
- a CDS encoding DUF2625 family protein, translated as MKTLKELINLDEPGWELVSEWLKEAENDYEIVPRDSTKR; from the coding sequence ATGAAGACACTAAAAGAATTAATAAACTTAGACGAACCAGGTTGGGAATTAGTCTCTGAATGGCTAAAGGAAGCCGAAAACGACTACGAGATAGTACCAAGAGATAGTACCAAGAGATAG
- a CDS encoding Imm17 family immunity protein, with translation MNIDEIFDHIKNNPKLAYMTVGLIFTLILIGYIKRWKWATDPTGNRKSRILVEYFGYENYRKIMIVILILGILAISSIYLLST, from the coding sequence ATGAACATCGACGAAATTTTTGACCATATAAAAAATAACCCCAAACTCGCCTATATGACTGTTGGTCTTATTTTTACACTAATTTTAATAGGATACATAAAGAGATGGAAATGGGCAACAGACCCAACGGGAAACAGAAAAAGCAGGATACTCGTTGAATATTTTGGTTATGAAAACTACCGGAAAATAATGATCGTAATCCTTATCCTTGGCATACTAGCGATCAGTTCTATTTATCTACTAAGTACCTAA
- a CDS encoding imm68 putative immunity domain-containing protein gives MAIEKWKDTAFGSDYGGDFQQFLEKIPSKKLTLTEIYKRCDLKKYFDQPDLLSQRTDNNVRLENPDFDQFVHYEDAVIALTAIVAESERNGSADLTNAYGSKILTFDISKEELLTLKKALTDIHNNTDKFVLFEMLGDDKEDILVDILEIIACINESSNKK, from the coding sequence ATGGCAATAGAAAAATGGAAAGACACCGCATTTGGAAGTGATTATGGTGGAGACTTTCAACAATTTTTGGAGAAAATTCCAAGTAAAAAATTAACGCTGACGGAAATTTATAAACGTTGTGACTTAAAAAAATATTTTGATCAACCTGATCTACTCAGTCAACGCACAGATAACAACGTCCGACTTGAAAATCCAGACTTCGATCAGTTTGTACATTATGAAGATGCGGTAATTGCACTAACAGCAATTGTTGCTGAAAGTGAAAGAAACGGAAGTGCTGATTTGACAAATGCTTACGGCTCAAAAATTCTAACTTTTGACATCTCAAAAGAGGAATTGCTAACATTAAAAAAGGCCCTGACTGATATTCACAATAATACAGATAAATTTGTGTTATTTGAAATGCTAGGAGATGATAAAGAGGATATCCTTGTTGATATTTTAGAAATTATCGCGTGCATAAATGAAAGTAGTAATAAAAAGTAA